In one Bufo gargarizans isolate SCDJY-AF-19 chromosome 11, ASM1485885v1, whole genome shotgun sequence genomic region, the following are encoded:
- the LOC122922179 gene encoding carbohydrate sulfotransferase 9-like, which translates to MRKLQQKRILLLISSFLCAFFLYTWKKHLIPISRTDSFKSLAAPQYSIVDSQEQRKANIRSVCERNNLNGSSFVVPRNVAAQLYVEHSHKFIYCEVPKVGCSNWKRIILLLNKSLDLSADELQHFQVHKSKQLVKLSSYPPSLQKELLATYTKVMFTRDPLERVVSAYRDKFLHYDDVYYSTNISNLIKNTLGIHSKAKLTFEQFACFIVQENPSYRDTHWKPMNELCDPCKIQYDIIGKFETLAEDADLVLRTIGASQNLKYPTIKHHSNESRTSEDISKHYLEMLPPVLFRKLMKIYGLDFSMFEYSYYKSEFFKIPKTTYIY; encoded by the exons ATGAGAAAACTGCAACAAAAACGTATTCTTCTCCTCATTTCTTCATTCCTCTGTGCCTTCTTCCTATATACATGGAAAAAACATCTCATTCCTATCA GCAGGACTGATTCATTCAAGTCATTAG CTGCTCCACAGTATTCAATTGTGGATTCTCAAGAACAGAGGAAGGCTAATATAAGATCTGTATGCGAGAGGAACAATCTCAACGGCTCGTCCTTTGTGGTGCCTCGTAATGTAGCTGCCCAGTTATACGTTGAACACAGCCATAAATTTATATATTGTGAGGTGCCCAAGGTAGGCTGCTCAAACTGGAAAAGAATCATCCTACTACTGAACAAATCTCTTGATCTCTCTGCAGATGAGCTTCAACATTTCCAGGTACATAAGTCAAAACAACTCGTCAAGTTGAGCTCATATCCTCCCTCCCTTCAGAAAGAACTTCTAGCAACTTATACTAAAGTGATGTTTACTCGAGATCCCCTAGAGCGAGTTGTTTCTGCCTACAGAGACAAGTTTCTTCATTATGATGATGTTTACTACAGTACCAACATTTCAAATCTGATCAAAAATACACTTGGTATCCATTCCAAGGCAAAACTTACTTTTGAACAATTTGCCTGCTTTATCGTTCAGGAAAATCCATCCTATAGAGACACTCACTGGAAGCCTATGAATGAGCTGTGTGATCCGTGCAAAATCCAATATGATATTATCGGCAAGTTTGAAACCTTAGCAGAGGATGCAGATCTTGTTTTACGAACCATAGGGGCCTCCCAAAATTTGAAATACCCCACAATTAAACATCATTCTAATGAGTCCCGTACAAGTGAAGACATAAGCAAACATTACCTAGAAATGCTTCCTCCAGTTCTATTTAGGAAACTTATGAAGATCTACGGACTTGACTTCTCCATGTTTGAATATAGTTATTACaaaagtgaattttttaaaaTCCCTAAAACAACTTACATCTATTAA